Proteins encoded together in one Rana temporaria chromosome 6, aRanTem1.1, whole genome shotgun sequence window:
- the EN1 gene encoding homeobox protein engrailed-1, giving the protein MEDQTDRSPGAPSDPESGVSPPPPHRTTNFFIDNILRPDFGCRKETPGRENPSPNPDTDPPTDTPNSTIIIAAAPQHNKSSDPMVWPAWVYCTRYSDRPSSENNS; this is encoded by the coding sequence ATGGAGGATCAGACTGATCGGAGCCCCGGAGCCCCCAGTGACCCGGAAAGCggggtctcccctccccccccacaccggACCACCAACTTCTTCATCGATAATATCCTCCGACCAGACTTCGGCTGCAGGAAGGAGACTCCGGGGAGAGAGAACCCCTCCCCCAACCCCGACACCGACCCCCCCACAGACACCCCCAATTCTACCATCATCATCGCCGCCGCCCCCCAACACAACAAATCCTCCGACCCCATGGTGTGGCCCGCCTGGGTCTATTGTACCCGCTACTCCGACCGACCGTCCTCCG